A region of Acidithiobacillus ferridurans DNA encodes the following proteins:
- a CDS encoding YdcF family protein, with protein MLLRYTTLLTLVSALLQPPGVLFVLAALGWLAEIVGWRYLGRVLILLALGTLYFFSTALGARLLLLPLEDRYPPLTKPLHGADTPQAIIVLGGGEVMQSPGSNQETANARTLVRLLAAAQLARQTGLPIIPSGGAPRLGAPAEALTMEFILRQDLGVQSPIWPETQSYNTAANATDSAAILAEHHGHPAYLVTSALHMPRAVAWFRRAGVKVIPVPTDYRLDRVNGLRLESWLPRAIYLEISSEASHEYLGLLWLWIQEQGIGGGH; from the coding sequence ATGCTGTTACGCTACACCACCTTGTTGACCCTGGTTTCAGCGCTTCTGCAACCGCCGGGTGTCCTGTTCGTTCTCGCCGCCCTGGGCTGGCTGGCAGAAATCGTGGGCTGGCGCTATCTGGGCCGGGTGCTCATACTCCTCGCGCTGGGCACCCTCTATTTTTTCTCGACTGCGTTAGGCGCACGGCTTCTCCTGCTGCCTCTGGAAGACCGCTACCCACCCCTGACCAAGCCCCTGCACGGAGCCGACACTCCCCAGGCGATTATCGTGCTAGGGGGCGGAGAGGTCATGCAATCGCCGGGGTCCAATCAGGAAACGGCGAATGCACGCACCCTTGTGCGCCTGCTGGCGGCAGCTCAACTCGCCCGACAAACCGGGCTTCCCATCATTCCCAGTGGCGGCGCCCCGCGTCTCGGCGCCCCAGCCGAGGCGCTCACCATGGAGTTCATCCTGCGCCAGGATCTGGGCGTACAAAGCCCCATCTGGCCGGAAACCCAGTCCTACAATACGGCAGCCAACGCAACAGACAGCGCGGCAATATTGGCCGAACACCATGGCCACCCGGCCTACTTGGTAACCTCCGCGCTCCATATGCCGCGGGCCGTCGCATGGTTTCGCCGCGCTGGCGTGAAAGTGATCCCCGTGCCCACCGACTACCGTCTGGACCGGGTGAACGGACTCCGCCTGGAGAGTTGGCTGCCGCGCGCGATTTATCTCGAAATCAGCAGCGAGGCGAGTCATGAATACCTCGGACTTCTTTGGCTCTGGATTCAGGAGCAGGGAATCGGGGGTGGCCACTAG
- the glyS gene encoding glycine--tRNA ligase subunit beta — MSAPEDLLLELGCEELPAREQMPLQDAATRIIGQLLDAAGLQFGGIHGYVTPRRLALWIKDVSRQSPPQETLRRGPLVARARDAQGRPTAAAEGFARSCGVSLDDLLILETEKGPVLAWREVGAAQDSHALLPEIASKLVTSLPLRKRMHWGDRSDSFLRPVRWLLLRQGSQVLDWNMFGLDAGGESFGHRVHHPQTVQINAPAGYAGSLLQAKVMVDFAGRRAHISGKMAALAGEMAVTPILPEALLDEITGLNEWPVILAGSFAADYLRVPEEALITVMMQHQRYVPLRGQNGRLVPHYLFAANLHSRDTQVVIDGNNRVLRARLADAAFFWDQDRQISLQTRRAALDGVLFQDGLGSIFDKTMRLQELAATLSPQFAVDAGDMYRAAELCKSDLLSGLVGEFPELQGIMGGHYARHDGENNHVATAIAQHYLPSGRDDEIPADAHGQCLAIADKLDTLCGFFAIGKVPTGDRDPFALRRAALGVLRIVLDAGVPLNLDEAVTHTLAAYGGAFARNRTEIRSAVLDFFQDRMRVYFREEGFRADQIAAVLSRQPHEPLDARQRLEALALFQAEHAAADALAVLIKRINNLLRKEVISGDRPIDPQYFMDPVENTLWDYWQALEQPLHAQLAERRYAAALGLLAGLRPAVDQFFDGVMVLAEDPVLRQNRLALLARLQEAFLRIADFSQLQGA, encoded by the coding sequence ATGTCAGCGCCTGAAGATCTCCTGCTGGAACTGGGTTGTGAAGAGTTGCCGGCGCGGGAACAAATGCCCCTGCAGGACGCCGCGACCAGGATCATAGGCCAACTGCTCGATGCGGCCGGATTGCAGTTTGGGGGCATTCACGGCTATGTCACACCGCGACGGCTCGCTCTCTGGATCAAAGACGTCTCCCGACAGAGCCCGCCGCAGGAGACCCTGCGCCGCGGTCCCCTCGTGGCGCGCGCCCGTGATGCGCAGGGCAGGCCCACGGCGGCGGCGGAGGGCTTTGCCCGCTCCTGTGGGGTCAGCCTGGACGACCTGCTCATCCTGGAGACCGAAAAAGGCCCCGTCCTGGCTTGGCGGGAGGTCGGCGCAGCGCAGGATAGCCATGCTCTGTTACCCGAGATCGCCAGCAAACTGGTCACCAGCCTGCCCCTGCGCAAACGCATGCACTGGGGGGATCGTTCTGACAGTTTCCTGCGTCCGGTACGCTGGCTTTTGCTGCGTCAGGGCAGCCAGGTGCTGGACTGGAATATGTTTGGTCTGGATGCCGGCGGCGAGAGCTTCGGGCATCGCGTCCACCATCCCCAGACGGTGCAGATCAACGCCCCTGCCGGTTACGCCGGATCCTTGCTGCAGGCAAAGGTGATGGTGGATTTCGCCGGACGCCGCGCGCACATTTCCGGTAAAATGGCCGCCCTGGCAGGCGAGATGGCCGTCACTCCGATCCTGCCGGAGGCATTGCTGGACGAGATCACCGGACTCAACGAATGGCCAGTCATTCTCGCTGGCAGCTTCGCCGCGGACTATCTGCGGGTGCCCGAAGAAGCGCTGATTACGGTCATGATGCAGCACCAGCGATATGTCCCCCTGCGCGGTCAGAATGGGCGCCTGGTGCCCCATTATCTGTTTGCGGCCAACCTCCACAGCCGGGATACGCAGGTCGTCATCGATGGAAATAACCGGGTACTGCGTGCCCGCCTCGCGGATGCTGCCTTCTTTTGGGATCAGGATCGCCAGATCTCCCTGCAGACACGACGGGCCGCACTTGACGGGGTGCTGTTTCAGGATGGCCTCGGCAGCATTTTCGATAAGACGATGCGTCTGCAAGAGCTTGCCGCAACCCTCTCACCACAGTTCGCGGTGGATGCGGGTGACATGTACCGCGCCGCGGAACTCTGCAAAAGTGATCTGCTCAGCGGTTTGGTGGGCGAGTTTCCGGAATTGCAAGGCATCATGGGCGGCCACTACGCCCGGCATGACGGGGAAAACAACCACGTTGCCACAGCCATCGCCCAGCATTACCTGCCCAGTGGGCGCGACGATGAAATCCCGGCGGATGCGCACGGCCAGTGCCTGGCTATCGCCGACAAGCTGGATACCCTCTGCGGTTTTTTTGCCATCGGCAAAGTACCTACCGGGGACCGCGATCCCTTTGCCCTGCGCCGCGCGGCGCTGGGGGTGCTGCGAATCGTGCTGGATGCCGGAGTGCCCCTGAACCTGGATGAAGCGGTAACCCACACGCTGGCCGCTTACGGTGGCGCCTTCGCCAGGAACCGGACGGAGATACGGAGCGCGGTGCTCGACTTCTTTCAGGATCGGATGCGGGTCTATTTCCGGGAGGAGGGCTTCCGCGCCGACCAGATCGCCGCCGTGCTCAGCCGCCAGCCCCACGAGCCATTGGACGCACGCCAGCGTCTCGAAGCCCTCGCCCTTTTCCAGGCTGAGCATGCGGCGGCAGATGCCCTCGCCGTACTGATCAAACGGATCAACAATCTGTTACGCAAAGAAGTGATCTCCGGCGACCGGCCCATAGATCCCCAATACTTTATGGACCCGGTAGAGAACACACTCTGGGACTACTGGCAGGCCCTGGAGCAGCCCCTCCATGCGCAGCTTGCGGAACGTCGCTATGCCGCGGCCCTCGGGCTGCTCGCAGGCCTGCGTCCCGCTGTCGACCAATTTTTTGATGGGGTCATGGTCCTGGCCGAAGATCCGGTGCTGCGCCAGAATCGCCTGGCACTGCTGGCCCGGCTTCAGGAAGCGTTCCTGCGCATTGCCGACTTCTCGCAGTTGCAGGGGGCCTGA
- a CDS encoding roadblock/LC7 domain-containing protein, with amino-acid sequence MREEMLKSILSDLNGSSADIEASAVISTDGLTIASLLSSTMDEDRVGAMAAAMLSLGDRTAVELARGELEQVMIKGDNGYVLLIHAGPDAVLTVIARKEAKLGLVFLDAKRGAAGIAELL; translated from the coding sequence ATGCGTGAAGAAATGCTCAAATCCATCCTCAGTGACCTGAACGGGTCTTCTGCGGACATCGAGGCCTCGGCCGTGATTTCCACCGACGGCCTCACCATCGCCTCACTGCTTTCTTCGACCATGGACGAAGACCGGGTAGGGGCCATGGCGGCGGCGATGCTTTCCCTGGGCGACCGCACCGCCGTAGAGCTGGCGCGGGGTGAACTGGAGCAGGTCATGATCAAAGGCGATAATGGCTACGTTCTGCTCATTCATGCCGGCCCGGATGCGGTCCTCACGGTCATAGCCCGAAAAGAGGCGAAGCTTGGGTTGGTCTTTCTCGACGCCAAGCGGGGAGCTGCGGGGATCGCCGAACTGCTTTGA
- a CDS encoding lysophospholipid acyltransferase family protein translates to MIRTIRSALFYGGFAIWTLIWAIFSLAVAPLPLPARVWASRLWARAGVGWLHWSCSLRYRVSGLANIPATPCVIVANHQSALETLLFWCIFPQLSFVLKKELFRIPVIGWGLRLAWPIGIDRNGGREALLQVIEQGKLRLAAGFHVVIFPEGTRHPCGTVGPFSSTAAGLAIRAQVPLLPIAVNSGCFWPRTDWRKWPGIVEVHIGPALPPAGKAGSLNQQAHDWITAAIAEMGTRPAAKAL, encoded by the coding sequence ATGATACGCACCATCCGCAGCGCATTGTTCTATGGGGGCTTTGCGATCTGGACGCTGATCTGGGCTATTTTCAGTCTAGCCGTAGCACCATTGCCGCTGCCGGCGCGGGTCTGGGCCAGTCGTTTATGGGCGCGCGCCGGCGTCGGCTGGCTCCATTGGAGTTGCAGCCTGCGTTATCGGGTTTCCGGTCTCGCCAATATTCCCGCCACACCTTGCGTCATCGTCGCCAATCATCAGTCGGCGCTGGAGACCCTGCTCTTTTGGTGCATCTTCCCGCAACTCTCCTTTGTACTGAAAAAGGAACTCTTCCGCATCCCGGTGATCGGCTGGGGCCTGCGTTTGGCCTGGCCCATCGGGATCGACCGCAACGGGGGCAGGGAAGCCCTGCTGCAGGTGATTGAACAGGGGAAACTCCGGCTGGCTGCGGGCTTTCATGTGGTCATTTTTCCGGAAGGCACCCGCCACCCCTGCGGCACAGTCGGCCCCTTCAGCAGCACCGCTGCCGGGCTGGCCATCCGGGCTCAGGTCCCCCTTCTGCCGATCGCTGTGAATAGCGGGTGTTTCTGGCCGCGTACAGACTGGCGAAAATGGCCGGGGATCGTCGAAGTGCATATCGGCCCCGCGCTACCCCCCGCAGGCAAGGCTGGGTCCCTCAACCAGCAGGCGCACGACTGGATTACGGCTGCAATTGCGGAGATGGGGACGAGGCCTGCCGCAAAAGCGCTTTGA
- the glyQ gene encoding glycine--tRNA ligase subunit alpha yields the protein MTFQEIIQRLQGFWADQGCVLLQPMDMPVGAGTFHPATFLRAIGPEPWRAAYVQPSRRPTDGRYGDNPNRLQHYYQFQAVLKPNPVNLQELYLESLAALGIDSGVQDIRFVEDDWESPTLGAWGLGWEVWLNGMEVTQFTYFQQVGGLDCHPVMGEVTYGLERLAMYLQGVESVYDLVWTPNVLYGDVFHQNEVEQSRYNFELAPVEDLFQRFDQAEKDCHALLAAELPLPAYERVLDCSHTFNLLDARHAIGVNERARFIGRVRTLARGVAEHYAEARAALGHPLLRSRDVSA from the coding sequence ATGACTTTTCAGGAAATCATCCAGCGGCTGCAAGGCTTCTGGGCCGATCAAGGCTGTGTTCTGCTCCAGCCCATGGATATGCCGGTAGGTGCCGGAACCTTCCACCCCGCCACCTTTTTGCGGGCCATCGGCCCAGAACCATGGCGGGCTGCTTACGTACAGCCCTCCAGGCGCCCCACGGACGGCCGTTATGGGGACAATCCCAATCGTCTCCAGCACTACTACCAGTTTCAGGCGGTGCTCAAACCGAACCCGGTAAACCTGCAGGAACTCTACCTCGAATCGCTGGCGGCCCTCGGTATCGATTCCGGGGTCCAGGATATCCGGTTCGTCGAAGACGACTGGGAGTCACCAACCCTGGGGGCCTGGGGGCTGGGCTGGGAGGTCTGGCTGAATGGCATGGAAGTCACCCAGTTCACCTATTTCCAGCAGGTGGGCGGTCTGGATTGCCATCCCGTGATGGGCGAGGTCACCTATGGTCTGGAACGACTGGCCATGTACCTGCAGGGCGTCGAAAGCGTCTATGACCTTGTGTGGACCCCGAACGTACTCTACGGGGACGTATTCCATCAGAACGAAGTGGAGCAATCGCGCTATAATTTTGAACTGGCGCCCGTAGAAGACCTCTTCCAGCGCTTCGACCAGGCGGAAAAAGACTGTCACGCCTTGCTGGCAGCCGAACTCCCTCTACCCGCCTACGAACGGGTGCTGGACTGCTCCCATACCTTTAACCTGCTGGATGCACGCCATGCCATCGGCGTCAACGAGCGCGCTCGATTCATCGGCCGCGTCCGGACGCTGGCGCGAGGTGTGGCCGAGCACTATGCCGAGGCCCGTGCCGCCCTCGGTCACCCCCTGCTGAGGAGCCGAGATGTCAGCGCCTGA
- a CDS encoding GTP-binding protein → MVREDNKIIFTGPVGVGKTTAIAALSDIPIISTDAQASDMTLNRKGHTTVAMDYGVLKLDEGTKIHLYGTPGQERFDFMWDILTTGGLGLILMLDNTRPNPKKDLHFFLHAFKDFIVDVPVVIGVSKTDIQTQPQIADYVDMLPEATADLRMLNPIPPIFEVDGRNKDDVKNLVMALLYSIDPGIGG, encoded by the coding sequence ATGGTGAGAGAAGACAATAAAATTATTTTTACCGGTCCTGTTGGCGTAGGCAAAACAACGGCCATTGCGGCATTGTCGGATATTCCGATCATCTCCACCGATGCCCAGGCCTCGGATATGACGCTGAATCGCAAGGGTCATACCACCGTCGCGATGGATTACGGTGTGTTGAAGCTGGATGAGGGTACCAAAATTCACCTGTATGGCACTCCGGGTCAGGAACGTTTTGACTTCATGTGGGATATCCTCACCACCGGCGGCCTGGGCCTCATTCTGATGCTCGACAACACCCGCCCCAACCCCAAAAAAGACCTGCATTTTTTTCTTCATGCCTTCAAGGACTTCATTGTCGATGTCCCGGTCGTCATCGGGGTTTCGAAGACGGATATCCAGACGCAGCCCCAGATAGCCGACTACGTCGACATGCTCCCGGAGGCGACGGCGGACCTGCGGATGCTCAATCCCATTCCTCCAATTTTTGAAGTGGATGGCCGCAACAAGGACGACGTAAAGAATTTGGTCATGGCACTGCTGTACTCCATTGATCCGGGCATCGGAGGTTAG
- the gmhB gene encoding D-glycero-beta-D-manno-heptose 1,7-bisphosphate 7-phosphatase, with protein MGQIVILDRDGVINEDSNAYIKSPAEWRPIPGSLEAIARLNRAGYQVVVATNQSGVGRGLFDIRTLIAIHQRMRQELAAAGGRIDAIFFCPHAPEAACACRKPAPGLFQEIQERLQISLEQVPTIGDSMRDLLPAQEAGARPMLVLTGKGQDARLEARAAGFPIFADLTAAVHAILGTP; from the coding sequence ATGGGGCAGATCGTCATTCTGGATCGTGACGGTGTGATTAACGAGGACAGTAACGCTTATATCAAATCGCCCGCAGAGTGGCGCCCCATCCCGGGCAGTCTGGAGGCCATCGCGCGACTGAACCGTGCCGGTTACCAGGTAGTGGTGGCCACCAACCAGTCTGGTGTGGGACGGGGGCTTTTTGATATCCGCACCCTGATCGCTATCCACCAGCGCATGCGTCAGGAACTGGCCGCCGCAGGCGGTCGGATCGATGCCATTTTTTTCTGCCCCCATGCTCCGGAGGCAGCATGCGCCTGCCGCAAACCGGCGCCGGGTCTGTTTCAGGAAATACAGGAGCGGCTGCAAATCTCGCTGGAACAGGTTCCCACCATTGGTGACAGTATGCGCGATCTGCTCCCGGCACAGGAGGCGGGCGCACGACCCATGCTGGTACTGACGGGGAAAGGTCAAGACGCGCGCCTCGAAGCGCGGGCCGCAGGCTTTCCCATCTTCGCTGACCTTACCGCGGCGGTACACGCCATTCTCGGCACACCATGA
- the lipB gene encoding lipoyl(octanoyl) transferase LipB — MNAPILVRFWPGLLPYFTVLDAMREFTRQRDADTPDQMWILQHPPVVTLGRNADAADVLDPGPIPVIRSDRGGKVTYHGPGQWVVYLLIDLPRMGINVRTLTTAMEQSVIRLLQRRGIEAHARRDAPGVYVGNAKIASLGLRIQRGRSYHGLSLNTEMDLSPFQRIHPCGMANLAVTQVHDLCPDWPSHDVAEALMAELSVSLDRPLKKGGA, encoded by the coding sequence ATGAATGCGCCCATACTCGTTCGTTTCTGGCCGGGGCTGCTGCCTTACTTCACGGTACTGGACGCCATGCGCGAATTCACCCGCCAGAGGGACGCCGACACTCCCGACCAAATGTGGATTCTCCAGCATCCTCCTGTCGTCACCCTCGGTCGCAACGCCGACGCGGCTGATGTCCTGGACCCTGGTCCCATTCCGGTGATTCGCAGTGATCGGGGTGGCAAAGTCACCTATCATGGACCGGGACAATGGGTGGTCTATCTGCTTATCGACCTGCCGCGCATGGGTATCAACGTCCGTACTTTGACCACCGCCATGGAACAGTCCGTCATTCGTCTGCTCCAGCGGCGCGGCATCGAAGCCCATGCGCGGCGCGATGCCCCGGGCGTATACGTGGGTAATGCCAAAATTGCTTCCCTGGGCCTGCGTATTCAGCGCGGTCGCAGTTACCACGGCCTCAGCCTCAACACGGAGATGGATCTGAGTCCGTTCCAGCGTATTCATCCCTGTGGCATGGCGAATCTCGCGGTCACCCAAGTGCACGATCTCTGTCCGGACTGGCCAAGTCACGATGTTGCCGAAGCCCTGATGGCAGAGCTGTCCGTCAGCCTGGACCGCCCCTTAAAAAAAGGAGGGGCATGA
- the lipA gene encoding lipoyl synthase, protein MDPQLQAKKAARGADKTARNPIPIIPAHAERLPKPQWLRVRSPLSPEVDRLKKILRDAALHTVCEEASCPNLGECFGGGTATFMILGDICTRRCPFCDVAHGRPEAPDPLEAVHLARTVASMKLRFVVITSVDRDDLRDGGARHFAEVISALREHCPELHVEILVPDFRGRVDNALAAFRETPPDVFNHNLETVPRLYLQARPGADYHHSLQLLAAFKAQHPQVPTKSGLMLGLGEELDEIRGVMRDLRQAGCELLTIGQYLAPSRHHLPVARFVPPEEFQQLQRDGMAMGFRHVASGPLVRSSYHAERSFHEIGGD, encoded by the coding sequence ATGGACCCCCAACTCCAGGCAAAAAAAGCGGCTCGTGGTGCCGACAAAACCGCACGCAACCCCATACCCATCATTCCGGCACATGCAGAACGCCTCCCCAAGCCACAGTGGTTGCGGGTACGATCGCCCTTATCCCCCGAGGTAGACCGACTCAAAAAGATCCTGCGTGACGCGGCTCTTCATACGGTCTGTGAAGAAGCCTCGTGCCCGAATCTGGGAGAGTGCTTCGGCGGTGGAACGGCAACCTTCATGATCCTGGGGGACATCTGCACCCGCCGCTGCCCCTTCTGTGATGTGGCGCATGGCCGCCCCGAAGCACCCGATCCCCTGGAGGCCGTCCATCTTGCCCGGACCGTGGCTAGCATGAAACTACGTTTTGTCGTCATCACCTCCGTCGATCGTGATGATCTGCGTGACGGAGGTGCCCGTCATTTTGCAGAGGTCATTTCGGCACTGCGCGAACATTGTCCGGAACTGCACGTGGAAATTCTCGTACCGGATTTTCGCGGTCGGGTGGACAATGCCCTGGCCGCATTTCGGGAGACTCCTCCCGATGTATTCAATCACAACCTGGAGACCGTGCCGCGCCTGTACTTACAGGCCAGGCCGGGTGCAGATTACCATCACTCGCTGCAACTGCTCGCCGCCTTCAAGGCACAGCATCCGCAGGTCCCCACCAAGTCCGGGCTGATGCTTGGTCTGGGCGAGGAACTCGATGAAATCCGCGGGGTGATGCGTGATCTGCGGCAGGCGGGATGTGAATTGCTGACCATCGGGCAGTATCTGGCACCATCTCGCCATCATCTGCCGGTGGCGCGTTTTGTACCACCAGAAGAATTCCAGCAGTTGCAGCGGGATGGCATGGCCATGGGATTCCGCCACGTCGCCAGCGGCCCGCTGGTGCGATCTTCCTACCATGCCGAGCGTAGTTTTCATGAAATAGGTGGCGACTGA
- a CDS encoding L,D-transpeptidase family protein, with protein MQKQLGAWFLAAFMGCGVTVANASVYALPAQGNVVGALEAVTTHRDDTLLDIGRFYDLGYNQVTAANPGVNPWLPGEASKVVIPAEYILPPKPWTGIIVDIPARRIYYFPVNDRVVYTYPVGVFLPGWKEALTDTRIIAKYKMPAWNVPKNIHAWFEKKFHMDIPWYWPPGAENPMGELAMETGLSGIFIHGTYHPWGVGMRASQGCFQMFPENVAQLFPMVPVGTPVRIIDQPNLVGVRDGQVYLQSYKPMYAYHKKGIPELQRAVMAIKSFMVRNRIDEHIDWGMVRHIVAEHNTVALPIGVDAPSYATLSAALPATPYAYAPYGPSANGAAVPPPLPLASAADQEHLHVQVTFPDQKP; from the coding sequence ATGCAAAAACAGTTAGGTGCCTGGTTTCTGGCAGCCTTCATGGGATGTGGTGTGACGGTAGCCAATGCCAGTGTCTATGCCTTGCCCGCCCAGGGTAATGTTGTCGGGGCGCTCGAGGCGGTAACCACCCACAGAGACGATACCCTTCTCGACATCGGGCGTTTCTACGACCTCGGTTACAATCAGGTAACGGCGGCCAACCCTGGTGTCAATCCCTGGCTTCCTGGCGAGGCCAGCAAGGTGGTCATTCCTGCCGAGTATATTTTACCGCCAAAGCCCTGGACCGGGATCATCGTGGATATTCCGGCGCGACGGATCTACTATTTTCCGGTGAATGACCGAGTGGTATACACCTATCCCGTCGGTGTCTTTCTGCCGGGCTGGAAGGAGGCGTTGACGGATACGCGGATTATCGCCAAATATAAAATGCCTGCGTGGAATGTACCCAAAAATATCCACGCGTGGTTCGAGAAGAAATTTCACATGGATATCCCCTGGTATTGGCCACCCGGCGCTGAAAACCCCATGGGTGAACTGGCGATGGAGACCGGACTCTCCGGTATTTTCATCCACGGTACCTACCACCCTTGGGGAGTTGGCATGCGGGCCAGCCAGGGGTGTTTTCAGATGTTCCCGGAGAATGTCGCACAACTCTTCCCGATGGTTCCGGTGGGCACCCCAGTACGGATCATCGATCAGCCCAACCTGGTGGGTGTGCGCGACGGGCAGGTCTATCTGCAGTCATACAAACCGATGTATGCCTACCACAAAAAGGGTATTCCGGAGTTGCAGCGGGCCGTGATGGCGATCAAGTCTTTCATGGTGCGGAACCGGATCGATGAGCATATCGACTGGGGTATGGTCAGGCATATTGTGGCTGAGCATAACACCGTGGCACTTCCCATCGGGGTCGACGCACCGAGCTATGCAACGCTGTCTGCCGCACTTCCCGCAACACCCTACGCGTACGCTCCTTACGGGCCATCGGCGAATGGCGCCGCGGTACCGCCGCCTTTACCTCTGGCTAGCGCCGCAGATCAGGAACATCTGCATGTTCAGGTGACTTTCCCCGATCAGAAGCCGTAG
- a CDS encoding roadblock/LC7 domain-containing protein produces MSIELVATNADIYGEVTPAGAFYATSSPHQDENRTTLLHVLRQGHRAPFSASTAQHWTQAASEEEALRSIFRLQRLGMLRGTARPRQREDQRLEDALPPLLAQLSDIQKTLLADENGFYLAASGYTHEAAEELAGLSADLLSLQSRHDRLLKNNLRVNTETWGLIDPAGRSELGFWPLFIGQQHFMLVISGTPRLQDQSFVTLVQDLDTRYR; encoded by the coding sequence ATGAGTATCGAACTGGTCGCCACGAATGCGGACATTTACGGTGAGGTGACGCCCGCCGGGGCTTTTTATGCCACCTCCAGTCCGCATCAGGACGAAAACCGGACCACCCTCCTCCACGTTTTACGGCAAGGACACCGGGCTCCCTTCAGCGCCAGCACCGCACAGCACTGGACGCAGGCGGCGAGCGAAGAGGAAGCCCTGCGCAGCATCTTCCGCCTGCAGCGACTGGGCATGTTGCGGGGCACGGCACGTCCGCGCCAACGGGAGGATCAGCGGCTGGAAGACGCCTTACCGCCGCTCCTCGCGCAACTTTCGGATATACAGAAAACCCTCCTCGCCGATGAAAACGGCTTTTATCTCGCGGCATCGGGCTACACCCATGAAGCCGCAGAAGAACTCGCCGGGCTTTCGGCCGATCTGCTGTCCCTGCAGTCCAGACACGACCGTCTGCTGAAAAACAACCTCCGCGTCAACACCGAAACCTGGGGTTTGATCGATCCGGCGGGGCGCTCCGAACTGGGATTCTGGCCGTTATTTATCGGTCAGCAACATTTCATGCTCGTCATCAGCGGTACCCCTCGCCTGCAGGATCAATCCTTCGTTACACTGGTGCAGGACCTGGATACACGTTACCGCTAA
- a CDS encoding response regulator has product MTTNPSNSGSILVRSIGMDARKEAVFRMAFKMFTRRHYQLLDAGDAQTPAVIIIDVDGMDGMAIARRLHGEQPEQRILLTSVSAHPDSIFPVLRKPIRMETLFPALELLLIGGPAPAKPAERNSATVMPIRPDVAISSPFASVAAPPAAKPASAPAPKPAAAPAVAPRPTPLLRAEDVRHFNPQAGLLGLLQIVRRDQSPAIIVDDRQQVILRLDPVTDQAILLTDDATLKSLAQEEHPRLQIRAPADTDIPAHASVRHLTLPSLLWQVGAWAADGRLIQQLQINAPVQLKQWPNLTRLTMLPDALRLAAFLARSPASPALTVKMLRVVPADLFNFLAAADSLGLLRYNTAENPDNRIRPASANAPEAAEIPAAKRSFLGRLLARIAGL; this is encoded by the coding sequence ATGACGACAAACCCCTCCAACAGCGGTAGTATCCTCGTCCGCAGCATCGGGATGGATGCACGCAAAGAAGCCGTCTTCCGCATGGCTTTCAAGATGTTTACCCGGCGGCATTATCAGTTGCTGGACGCCGGTGACGCGCAAACACCCGCAGTGATCATTATCGATGTGGATGGTATGGACGGTATGGCCATCGCGCGTCGGTTGCATGGAGAACAACCGGAACAACGTATCCTGCTGACCAGCGTTTCCGCACACCCTGACAGTATTTTCCCGGTACTACGGAAACCCATACGGATGGAAACCCTGTTCCCCGCACTGGAGCTTCTGCTGATCGGTGGCCCCGCTCCGGCAAAGCCGGCAGAAAGGAACAGCGCGACAGTCATGCCCATCCGGCCCGACGTCGCGATCTCTTCGCCATTCGCGTCCGTCGCGGCACCACCTGCGGCCAAGCCAGCGTCGGCACCTGCTCCCAAACCGGCCGCAGCGCCAGCCGTCGCACCTCGCCCGACACCCCTGCTACGCGCTGAAGACGTACGTCATTTCAACCCTCAGGCTGGGCTGCTGGGACTTTTGCAGATCGTCCGCCGCGACCAGTCGCCAGCCATCATCGTGGATGATCGGCAGCAGGTTATTCTGCGCTTGGACCCGGTGACAGATCAGGCTATTCTGCTGACGGACGACGCAACCCTCAAGTCCCTGGCCCAGGAGGAGCACCCACGGCTGCAAATACGCGCCCCCGCTGACACGGATATCCCTGCCCATGCGTCTGTACGGCATCTCACCCTTCCATCCCTGCTCTGGCAAGTGGGTGCGTGGGCTGCTGACGGGCGCCTCATTCAGCAACTGCAGATCAACGCCCCAGTCCAACTGAAGCAGTGGCCCAACCTCACGCGCCTGACCATGTTGCCTGACGCCTTGCGCCTGGCGGCGTTTCTGGCCCGTTCTCCGGCGTCTCCGGCATTGACGGTGAAGATGTTGCGCGTCGTGCCCGCCGACCTCTTCAACTTTCTGGCGGCCGCGGATAGCCTGGGGTTGTTGCGCTATAACACGGCGGAAAACCCTGACAACCGCATCCGCCCTGCATCCGCGAATGCGCCGGAGGCTGCTGAAATACCTGCAGCAAAACGGAGCTTTCTGGGCCGTCTCCTTGCCCGCATTGCAGGGCTGTAA